From Deinococcus sp. KSM4-11, a single genomic window includes:
- a CDS encoding glycoside hydrolase family 2 protein produces the protein MTSPPPDDRFRQDLGDGWEVTASIDEGWRFRGLERGTPQPVGAFARTRWYPARVPGSVHADLLHAGVIPDFRQGTNSLAAEWVSARQWVYRRTFRVALPPGGRLWLRLDGVDWAASIYVNGERLGCVEGAYTVTRLLLPDLDRAAEHLLVVVLDAPPDELGQLGRTSETRTLKARYGYWWDFGTRLIQVGLWQPVALERDEGQTLLDVVPQATLSADFTRAQVRAEIAHDGAAGAPLRITLTHPDGREDTQTAPVEDVVFDLDGPQLWWPWLLGDQPLYRLRAELEGSAPVTCRFGLRDVQLVHNAASSARGALPYTLQVNGVPIYARGFNVLPVDMTAGLPHEESRQRAVIELARRAHATVLRFNGVAPLAPKSMLDACDDLGLLVWQELPLSSSTADSVPPALDTVRAALDAGLPPLLRRLRAHPCVALVDAGNELTDGQRRPVSLENPTVAHMLAHVRRAGLTQPVLPTSPSGPTYDLDETVALTRPENQHDVHGPWHYRGAADSYRPHALSRALLHSEFGCQAPPRERTLRRALPDSPLWPMDDTRPEVVHHGEWWLMRHRVEEVFGSLAGLRPYLLLAQAVQGDVLRHALAWNRSRSGECSGALVWQLNEPWPGAHNTSVLDHDLAPKLAYYRCRETNAPTALHWGMEAPVAADTLILRPHVLADTPGAGRVEVAAFDLQGERFWTTALDAAWPGSLPDIAVPLPPEPALLRGRVLDAAGTVLANSEVWVAREQPTPFAALVQLPLGQLTLMAGAGRVILTNIGPSPLPWLSLEAEEEGVETFEDNGFTLLPGESRRVTVALHSLSGKPISLTLTAQAVNLLPVSVVVEP, from the coding sequence GTGACCAGCCCGCCGCCAGATGACCGATTCCGGCAGGATCTGGGCGATGGGTGGGAAGTCACGGCGTCCATCGACGAGGGGTGGCGCTTCCGGGGCCTGGAGCGCGGGACGCCGCAGCCGGTGGGGGCCTTCGCGCGCACACGCTGGTACCCGGCGCGGGTGCCGGGCAGCGTGCACGCCGATCTCCTGCATGCCGGAGTGATTCCTGACTTCCGCCAGGGCACGAACAGCCTCGCGGCCGAGTGGGTCAGCGCCCGGCAGTGGGTATACCGCCGCACCTTCCGGGTGGCGTTGCCTCCAGGTGGTCGGCTGTGGCTGCGGCTGGACGGTGTGGACTGGGCCGCGTCCATCTACGTGAATGGCGAACGGCTGGGGTGTGTGGAGGGCGCGTACACCGTGACCCGCCTGCTCCTCCCAGACCTCGACCGCGCCGCCGAGCACCTGCTGGTCGTGGTGCTCGACGCGCCGCCGGACGAGCTGGGCCAGCTCGGCCGCACCAGCGAGACCCGGACACTCAAGGCGCGGTACGGATATTGGTGGGATTTCGGCACGCGGCTGATCCAGGTGGGCCTGTGGCAGCCGGTGGCCCTGGAGCGGGACGAGGGCCAGACCCTCCTGGACGTCGTCCCGCAGGCGACGCTGTCCGCCGACTTCACGCGGGCGCAGGTGCGGGCGGAGATCGCGCACGACGGTGCGGCGGGCGCGCCGCTGCGGATCACGCTGACACACCCAGACGGCCGGGAGGACACCCAGACGGCCCCTGTCGAGGACGTGGTGTTCGACCTCGACGGGCCGCAGCTGTGGTGGCCGTGGCTGCTGGGCGACCAGCCGCTGTACCGCCTGCGCGCCGAGCTGGAGGGCAGCGCGCCGGTGACCTGCCGCTTCGGGCTGCGCGACGTGCAGCTCGTGCACAACGCGGCCTCCTCCGCCAGGGGGGCGCTGCCATACACGCTTCAGGTCAATGGCGTGCCCATCTACGCGCGGGGCTTCAACGTCCTTCCGGTGGACATGACCGCCGGGCTGCCGCACGAGGAATCCCGGCAGCGGGCCGTGATTGAGCTGGCCCGGCGCGCCCACGCGACCGTGCTGCGCTTTAACGGCGTGGCTCCTCTGGCGCCGAAATCCATGCTGGACGCCTGCGACGACCTGGGCCTCCTCGTGTGGCAGGAACTACCGCTGAGTTCCAGCACCGCCGACAGCGTGCCGCCCGCGCTCGACACCGTCCGGGCAGCGCTGGACGCGGGCCTGCCGCCCCTGCTGCGCCGCCTGCGCGCCCACCCGTGCGTGGCCCTGGTGGACGCCGGCAACGAGCTGACGGACGGACAGCGCCGGCCCGTGTCGCTGGAGAACCCGACCGTGGCCCACATGCTGGCGCACGTGCGGCGTGCAGGCCTCACCCAGCCGGTACTGCCGACGTCACCGTCCGGCCCCACGTACGACCTCGACGAGACGGTGGCCCTCACGCGGCCCGAGAACCAGCACGACGTCCACGGCCCGTGGCACTACCGGGGCGCCGCCGACTCCTACCGCCCGCATGCCCTCAGCCGCGCCCTGCTGCACAGCGAGTTCGGCTGCCAGGCCCCGCCCCGCGAGCGCACCCTGCGCCGCGCACTCCCAGACAGTCCGCTGTGGCCGATGGACGACACGCGGCCCGAGGTCGTCCACCATGGCGAGTGGTGGCTGATGCGCCACCGCGTGGAGGAGGTCTTCGGATCACTCGCCGGCCTGAGACCTTACCTCCTGCTGGCCCAGGCCGTGCAGGGTGACGTGCTGCGGCACGCTCTGGCGTGGAACCGCTCGCGCAGCGGCGAGTGCAGCGGCGCGCTGGTGTGGCAGCTGAACGAACCGTGGCCAGGCGCTCACAACACCAGCGTGCTCGACCACGACCTCGCGCCCAAATTGGCGTACTACCGCTGCCGCGAGACGAACGCGCCCACAGCGCTCCACTGGGGCATGGAGGCGCCGGTGGCCGCAGACACTCTGATTCTGCGGCCCCACGTGCTTGCCGACACGCCGGGAGCGGGACGGGTGGAGGTTGCGGCCTTCGACCTGCAGGGAGAGCGCTTCTGGACCACGGCCCTGGACGCCGCGTGGCCCGGCTCCCTGCCGGACATAGCCGTACCGCTGCCGCCGGAACCGGCTCTGCTGCGCGGGCGCGTCCTGGACGCGGCGGGCACCGTGCTGGCGAACAGCGAGGTGTGGGTCGCGCGGGAGCAGCCCACACCGTTCGCAGCGCTCGTGCAGCTGCCCCTTGGCCAGTTGACGCTGATGGCCGGCGCCGGCCGCGTCATCCTGACCAACATCGGCCCCTCTCCCCTGCCCTGGCTGAGCCTGGAAGCGGAGGAGGAGGGCGTGGAGACGTTCGAAGACAACGGCTTCACGCTGCTGCCTGGCGAGTCCCGCCGCGTGACGGTGGCGCTGCACTCCCTGAGCGGCAAGCCCATCTCCCTGACCCTCACGGCCCAGGCGGTCAACCTGCTTCCGGTGAGCGTGGTGGTGGAGCCGTGA
- a CDS encoding class II fructose-bisphosphate aldolase, translated as MSELMPGTQPLTELLRPAQQAGYAVAALSARYRACVRPALEAALELRSPVIVEISQRELGWFGLSPRDFRDALEAAVRDLDFRYPLALHLDHSWEPAVLHAAIDAGFSSVMIDASAQPFQENVRQTRDIVTYAHARGVSVEAELGKLTTTDQLETEGDEALYTVPEEALEFVERTGCDALAVSIGTAHGVYPVKDPKIDFERLEAIRALLPDVPLVLHGGSGLPATTVHRAIALPGGGISKMNVATDLENALLAAMGGLPRMTSAELDALEPALRARGLAAVKAEARDKIEHFVRSAGRADCAP; from the coding sequence ATGTCTGAACTGATGCCCGGCACCCAGCCGCTGACCGAGCTGCTGCGGCCCGCCCAGCAGGCCGGCTACGCGGTGGCCGCCCTCAGCGCCCGCTACCGCGCGTGCGTGCGGCCCGCCCTGGAGGCCGCCCTGGAACTGCGCAGTCCGGTCATCGTGGAGATCAGCCAGCGAGAACTCGGCTGGTTCGGCCTGTCGCCACGCGACTTCCGGGACGCGCTGGAAGCGGCCGTGCGCGACCTGGACTTCCGGTATCCGCTGGCGCTGCACCTCGACCACAGCTGGGAGCCGGCGGTCCTCCACGCCGCCATTGATGCCGGCTTCTCCAGCGTCATGATCGACGCCTCCGCGCAGCCCTTCCAAGAGAACGTGCGCCAGACGCGCGACATCGTCACGTACGCCCACGCGCGTGGCGTGAGCGTCGAGGCTGAGCTCGGCAAACTGACCACCACGGATCAGCTGGAAACCGAGGGGGACGAGGCACTCTATACCGTGCCCGAGGAGGCCCTGGAGTTCGTGGAGCGCACCGGCTGCGACGCGCTGGCGGTCTCCATCGGTACGGCGCACGGCGTCTACCCAGTCAAGGATCCAAAGATTGACTTTGAGCGGCTGGAGGCCATCCGCGCCCTGCTGCCGGACGTGCCGCTGGTGCTGCATGGCGGGAGCGGTCTGCCGGCCACGACGGTGCACCGCGCCATTGCGCTGCCGGGCGGCGGCATCTCCAAGATGAACGTCGCCACGGATCTTGAGAACGCCCTGCTGGCCGCGATGGGGGGGCTGCCGCGCATGACCAGCGCCGAGCTGGACGCCCTGGAGCCGGCGCTGCGGGCCAGAGGGCTCGCGGCTGTCAAGGCCGAGGCGCGCGACAAGATCGAGCACTTCGTTCGCTCGGCGGGCCGGGCCGACTGCGCGCCGTGA
- a CDS encoding aspartate/glutamate racemase family protein: MIHPTRDPGAPPQETLALLHTTPVTLTDLPVRVTAQAPHVRVINILDDSLLADVMAAGEVTLAVHARLRAYLHAARDAGATAVMTCCSSVGAAVDALAGELSIPVLRIDRPMAAQASTLGRRVGVLATVPTTLEPTAALIEREATAASREVQVVRRVVEGAYAARVAGDGEEHDRLVIAALRELLGGVDVIVLAQASMARLLPALGDTGGVPVLSSPDSGVAAALHAVEDSHV; encoded by the coding sequence ATGATCCATCCGACCCGAGACCCAGGGGCACCACCGCAGGAAACGCTCGCGCTGCTGCACACCACGCCCGTCACGCTGACCGACCTCCCGGTACGGGTGACGGCGCAGGCCCCACACGTGCGCGTGATCAACATCCTCGACGACAGCCTGCTGGCCGACGTCATGGCCGCCGGGGAGGTCACGCTGGCCGTGCACGCCCGACTGCGCGCATACCTGCACGCGGCGCGGGACGCCGGCGCCACGGCGGTCATGACCTGCTGCTCGTCGGTGGGGGCGGCCGTGGACGCCCTGGCGGGGGAGCTGTCCATCCCCGTGCTGCGGATCGACCGGCCGATGGCCGCGCAGGCCTCCACCCTTGGTCGGCGCGTGGGTGTGCTGGCGACCGTACCCACCACCCTGGAGCCCACGGCGGCGCTGATCGAGCGCGAGGCCACGGCAGCCAGCCGGGAGGTGCAGGTCGTCCGGCGCGTGGTGGAGGGGGCCTATGCCGCCCGAGTTGCCGGTGACGGCGAGGAGCACGACCGGCTGGTGATCGCGGCACTGCGGGAGCTTCTGGGCGGCGTGGACGTCATCGTGCTGGCGCAGGCGAGTATGGCGAGGCTGTTGCCGGCCCTAGGCGATACCGGTGGCGTACCGGTGCTGAGCAGCCCCGACAGCGGCGTGGCCGCCGCGCTGCACGCCGTGGAGGACTCACATGTCTGA
- a CDS encoding glycoside hydrolase family 38 C-terminal domain-containing protein gives MTRTSADPAAPGPAPLRPLSVHVYHHTHWDREWWGTRERFRFRLVHTIDAVLGALEADPELTCFVLDGQTIILTDYLEVRPSERARLTGLIRAGRLFVGPWHILPDEFLVSGEATIRNLWLGRRVGAALDVPLSGVGYLPDQFGHIAQMPQVLSGFGIGSAVVWRGFGAPPLGGDEGDGEVGHDIYRYARSRDPRFPARTQNEFWWEAPDGTRVLGISLPLEYYRSHHKERADDPEFTRDQTHGRARRTLAHLGAYSATGVVLEPLGGDHLPVDPRLPRLLREIGAELEGEGVTYRLSSLDAYVAAVREHEERISVVWPGEGRAFGRKAHLLPGVLSARMHLKQRNARAQSELERYAEPLQAVAAALGERHESEYLWRAWDTLIQNHPHDSICGCSTDQVHREMITRFDGAEQAAALLAEDGLGSVLARVDTAWAGGGHVIGVFNPLNWPRAELTTALLSPYLEISPEGWMLADEHGTELPFQVQPYRHLTDKSEPWSWLPRAGHRSHDNDVFTAVSFVAPDVPGMGYRTFALRPRDVSASQERVRPYSVVGNVALDKGHHAAGLQVGPGTLENAHLKVTVEADGSVTLLDKASGQAYAGLNTFDDGGDNGDTYNYAWPLGDQLLSSAGATVRVGWVEVGPARATLRVTRRWALPAGLSPDRQSRSADDVPFVLHSDLTLTPGARRLDIRTHGENTAMDHRLRALFPLGGPVTVSSAETPFAVVDRPTSLPEDQRGSSEPAVHEHPQQTFVSVHDGVRGLTIANRGLPEFSAGEDGTLRLTLLRCVGYLSREDLLTRVGGAGPTLPTPEAQMLGYFEAEYSVIPHAGLWDSERVWQEAHAFNAPLRAQARTTQVLPLRNAHRDEPATLPATNQFVSLDGGVLLSALKRAEDGNALIVRFVNLSASARNATLRPHWTPRRAARVDLRERELADLPVVDGAVTIPARPWEIVTVALDLET, from the coding sequence GGCACCCGCGAGCGCTTCCGCTTCCGGCTGGTGCATACCATCGACGCCGTGCTCGGTGCCCTGGAGGCCGACCCAGAGCTGACGTGCTTTGTGCTCGACGGCCAGACCATCATCCTGACCGACTACCTGGAGGTGCGGCCCTCAGAGCGTGCCCGCCTGACCGGCCTGATCCGCGCGGGGCGGCTGTTCGTGGGCCCGTGGCACATCCTGCCCGACGAGTTCCTGGTGAGCGGTGAGGCCACCATCCGCAACCTCTGGCTCGGGCGCCGGGTGGGCGCCGCGCTGGACGTGCCCCTGAGCGGCGTGGGCTACCTGCCGGATCAGTTCGGCCACATCGCCCAGATGCCGCAGGTGCTGAGCGGTTTCGGCATCGGGAGCGCCGTCGTATGGCGCGGCTTCGGCGCGCCGCCACTGGGTGGCGACGAGGGCGATGGCGAGGTGGGGCACGACATCTACCGCTACGCACGCTCGCGCGATCCGCGCTTCCCCGCCCGTACCCAGAACGAATTCTGGTGGGAAGCGCCCGACGGCACGCGCGTGCTGGGAATCTCGCTGCCGCTGGAGTACTACCGCAGCCACCACAAAGAGCGTGCGGACGATCCCGAATTCACCCGCGACCAGACGCACGGCCGCGCCCGCCGCACCCTGGCACACCTGGGCGCGTATTCCGCGACCGGGGTGGTGCTCGAACCGCTGGGCGGCGACCACCTGCCGGTCGATCCCCGCCTGCCCCGGCTGCTCCGGGAGATCGGCGCGGAACTGGAAGGTGAGGGCGTCACGTACCGCCTCAGTTCTCTCGACGCCTACGTGGCGGCCGTGCGCGAGCACGAAGAGCGGATCAGCGTGGTGTGGCCGGGCGAGGGCCGTGCGTTCGGGCGCAAGGCACACCTGCTGCCCGGCGTGCTCAGCGCCCGCATGCACCTCAAGCAGCGCAACGCCCGCGCCCAGAGTGAACTGGAGCGCTACGCCGAGCCGCTCCAGGCCGTCGCGGCTGCGCTGGGCGAACGTCACGAGAGCGAGTACCTGTGGCGCGCGTGGGACACGCTGATCCAGAACCATCCCCACGACTCGATCTGTGGATGTTCCACCGACCAGGTACACCGCGAGATGATCACCCGCTTCGACGGAGCCGAGCAGGCGGCGGCGCTCCTCGCCGAGGACGGTCTGGGCAGCGTGCTGGCGCGGGTGGACACGGCGTGGGCCGGCGGGGGCCACGTGATCGGCGTGTTCAATCCGCTGAACTGGCCGCGCGCGGAGCTGACGACCGCTCTGCTGAGCCCATACCTGGAGATCTCCCCGGAGGGCTGGATGCTGGCCGACGAGCACGGCACGGAACTTCCGTTCCAGGTGCAGCCCTATCGTCATCTCACCGATAAGTCCGAGCCGTGGAGCTGGCTGCCGCGCGCCGGCCACCGCAGCCACGACAACGACGTGTTCACCGCCGTGTCCTTCGTGGCCCCAGATGTGCCGGGCATGGGCTACCGCACCTTCGCCCTGCGCCCGCGCGATGTCTCCGCTTCGCAGGAGCGCGTGCGGCCGTATTCGGTGGTTGGGAACGTCGCGCTGGACAAGGGCCACCACGCGGCCGGGTTACAGGTCGGCCCCGGCACCCTGGAGAACGCGCACCTGAAGGTCACGGTGGAGGCTGATGGCAGTGTTACCCTGCTCGACAAGGCCAGCGGGCAGGCGTACGCCGGCCTGAACACCTTCGACGACGGCGGCGACAATGGCGATACCTACAACTACGCGTGGCCGCTGGGCGACCAGCTCCTGAGCAGCGCCGGGGCCACCGTGCGCGTGGGCTGGGTCGAGGTCGGCCCCGCCCGCGCGACCCTCCGCGTGACGCGGCGCTGGGCGCTGCCCGCCGGTCTCAGCCCGGATCGGCAGAGCCGCAGCGCCGACGACGTGCCCTTCGTGCTGCACAGCGACCTGACCCTGACACCCGGCGCGCGGCGGCTCGACATCCGCACGCACGGCGAGAACACGGCCATGGATCACCGCCTGCGGGCGCTGTTCCCGCTGGGCGGCCCGGTCACTGTGTCCAGCGCGGAGACGCCGTTCGCGGTGGTCGATCGGCCGACCTCCCTGCCTGAAGACCAGCGCGGCAGCAGCGAGCCGGCGGTGCACGAGCACCCCCAGCAGACCTTCGTGAGCGTGCACGACGGCGTGCGTGGCCTGACGATCGCCAACCGGGGCCTGCCGGAGTTCAGCGCCGGCGAGGACGGCACGCTGCGGCTCACGCTGCTGCGCTGCGTGGGGTACCTGTCGCGCGAAGACCTGCTGACCCGCGTGGGCGGCGCCGGACCGACCCTCCCCACCCCGGAGGCCCAGATGCTGGGGTACTTCGAGGCCGAGTACAGCGTGATTCCGCATGCGGGCCTATGGGACAGCGAACGGGTCTGGCAGGAGGCGCACGCGTTCAACGCGCCGCTGCGGGCCCAGGCGCGCACCACTCAGGTGCTGCCGCTCAGGAACGCCCACCGTGATGAGCCCGCCACCCTGCCCGCCACCAACCAGTTCGTTTCCCTGGACGGCGGCGTCCTGCTGAGCGCGCTGAAGCGGGCAGAGGATGGGAACGCGTTGATCGTGCGTTTCGTGAACCTGAGCGCCTCAGCCCGCAACGCCACGCTGCGCCCCCACTGGACGCCACGCCGGGCCGCCCGCGTGGATCTGCGCGAACGGGAGCTGGCCGACCTGCCAGTGGTGGACGGCGCCGTGACTATCCCAGCGCGACCGTGGGAGATCGTGACGGTCGCGCTGGATCTGGAGACCTGA